AAAGTTGGCAGCTCTCATCtgcgaaaacatcgataactCTGCTATCGTCACCTCTGCTAGCAGCTGATAATCGTGCGGCATGATTAtctaaacatttatttatttcagcgACTcgaaaaaacaatcaaaaatgAGCTTAAGTAGTCGGGTTTTGCTAAATAGATTGGCGCAGCAGTGCGCCTACAAGCGGATTGGTAAGCAGCCAGCTTTCAAGCAGAGACACACATTCATGAAACGTATTTTTTCAGTCACATTCTCCACGAAAACGGCGGAACATGCTGTCGAAAGTCAGGAGCAAAAGAAGGAGGAGGCTccggctgccacgccccctgtgACCCGTAAGCCCATTATTCCGGCGAACTATCGCTTCGTCTACCCGGAATTCCTGCCCGATCCCAAGGTGGAGTGGCGCAACCCCATCCGCGAGAAGCTGGAGCGCCTGGACATGCTGGACCGGCGCAAGCAGATCGATCTGCCCGAGTTCTACGTCGGATCCGTGCTGGCGGTGACCAGTTCCGATCCCCATGCCGCCGGCAAAACGAGTCGCTTCGTGGGCATCTGCATCAACAGGGATCGCTGTGGACTGCGCGCCCGCTTCGTCCTGCGCAACGTGATCGATCACCAGGGCATGGAGGTGGTCTACGAACTGTACGATCCCACCATTCAGAAGGTGGAGGTTCTCCGCCTGGAGAAGCGTCTGGACGACAGTCTGTTCTACCTGCGCGACGCTCTGCCGGAGTACAGCACCTTCGACGAGAACATGGAGGCGGAACCGCTGGAGGAGGGCACACCGGTGCCCGTCAACGACATCAAGGTCGTGCTGCGACCTCGGCCTTGGCTGGAGCGCTGGGAGCGCCAGAATCTGCGCGGCGTGGCCAACATCGATGAGTATTTGAAGGACAAGCACCGCCTGTCTGCGGCCAAGGTGCAGAAGCCCTGGGAGAAGTACGACATGATGAAGGACTACCGCAGCTCGATTCCCGAGGAGGAGCAGTCGGAGATCTTCGCCGAGGTGCACACGGAACTGCACACGCTGGAGCTGCAGCGCAAGCGCAACAAGCGGAAGCGCACCTTCGTCAAGCCCAAGCAGCTGGCGTAATTGCATTTGTTGTCGATTTTGTAGATTAATAAATTCGGAAAGAATGTTGAATGATAAAGGGTTTATCTAATGCATGATTAGCTATTGaactaggctatatttttaaagtcgcTCTTCTGTTTCTCAAACAATAGTTAAAACTACGCCTAcagttattaaaatttaaattataaacttctagtcaataacaattttaaacagaagaaatattttcaatttgaaagCTTTTAAAGAGCACTTATTACACCTTCGATTTGGATAACgctaaattaattagtttattaGTCATAAATGTAGTATAGCTAAACGCAGAATAATTTACAACGCACGTAAAATGATTAATATACGCGATACTTGTAGAAGTTCACGAAGGATATCGTGGCGTTCCAGCCAATAATTGTGACGACCAGGAACAGGATGAAGATAATGGGCAGGGCGATGAGTATGATGCGGGTGTTCTTCAGATGGGGAATGCCTGCGAAAGTAAAACGTGTTATTTAGAGAAAATTTAAGTTCGTAAAGTATACTCACAATTGTATCCCAGGAAGGTGATGTACACATAGTAGCCCATGGCCAGCAGCCAGAATGTGTTGCCCAGGAAGCGGGAGATGAACCACGTCTGGCTGATCAGCCAGTTGTAGAAGAACAGCTGGATAAAGTGCAGTATCATCAGTGGCGGAAAGAAGGCGTTCAGATGCACATCGAAGGCATAGCCCCACTCGATGTCCGGCTCCAGACTATTCGTGCGCAGATACCGATTCGTCACCGCCCAGAAGAACGAGGCAATTATGATGCCCGCGAAAATGCAGTCCACGAAGACCACGTAGAAGATGAAGGAGATGCTCTGCCAGAAGGACAGACCCAGTACATATGCAAAGCCCAGCGAAGTGACTGTTGAAAGGTATACATATTGTTAATAGGATTATCTTAGACTTTAAAGGTGTCATACTTATTAAGCATTTATGCTTATATGTTCtatatgagtgattctttcTAAAACGTATCaagattttcttcatggtctcaaaacaatatctaatttttatgacaatatcacaccatttaaatatgatttttaaaaaatttaaaaaaaaaatcatttgacagaagcgaagatatggcgattatattttttttgtttaatttatttataattttaaattacgtggggtaaaaaataaataaaaatacccaaaaattatgttgtttgccaagctttcagataaaaataacacccataatggttccagtgcaaaatatagtccaaaaattaaaaaaaaaatgtatatatataaagagtAAATTACTGGGTGTTTGGATTGTTTTGTCCTAGATTGACTAGATACGGAAGTCTAAACAATTTATAATgtgattatatatattttctagaaTAAGCGAAGGGATATGTCATTACTGGAAAGGATTGGGCAATCTTATTGGCAATTGGTAAAATCAATTAGTTTTTCCCAAATATGTGGATTTGGATGgttaaaaaagatgtattgtCAGATTTCTTGTATCAAGATAAGGTTAAAGATGGTGCTCTATAAGATGTAAAGATGCTTTCCCTTCCCCTCAAGTGGGTAGATGGTTGCCCTTATAACTCACCACATAGACAGACCACCAGGAGCACCAGGAACGCCGGATCGTCGCGGGCGAACTGTGACTTGGTCTGCTTCCGGTAGTTGAAGTTCCGGTACACCTTCTGGGGCGCCACGAAGAGGTAGAGCATCTGCCACAGGGCAAACTCGAAGTCCATCTGATTGAACTTGAGCAGACGTCGCAGGTATTTGTAGCTCTTGGTGGTCGCCGAGAGGCAGTCCCTCCGGTGGTTGGCGGGCGGCGGGAGGGGCGAGTGGAGCCGCGAGGCGCTCGAGTAGCCGGAGACCACCGACGGCGTCGGCGACTGCGTATACTTAACGTGGCTGTATTGactcattttgttttgtttaaaactaatttctagTGTTTCCAGCAGAGTGGCTGCGCCCGCAGCGCCTCGAAATACCGATTTTCCGTGCTGAATGGGCTAAAATAAGCCAGGAAAAACAAGATGATGTGGTGTCACGATAGCGAACAGCTGATTAGAGATGGAAGCGTGACGAAAATTGTCTAAGTATCG
This portion of the Drosophila takahashii strain IR98-3 E-12201 chromosome 3R, DtakHiC1v2, whole genome shotgun sequence genome encodes:
- the mRpL19 gene encoding large ribosomal subunit protein bL19m; the encoded protein is MSLSSRVLLNRLAQQCAYKRIVTFSTKTAEHAVESQEQKKEEAPAATPPVTRKPIIPANYRFVYPEFLPDPKVEWRNPIREKLERLDMLDRRKQIDLPEFYVGSVLAVTSSDPHAAGKTSRFVGICINRDRCGLRARFVLRNVIDHQGMEVVYELYDPTIQKVEVLRLEKRLDDSLFYLRDALPEYSTFDENMEAEPLEEGTPVPVNDIKVVLRPRPWLERWERQNLRGVANIDEYLKDKHRLSAAKVQKPWEKYDMMKDYRSSIPEEEQSEIFAEVHTELHTLELQRKRNKRKRTFVKPKQLA
- the Unc50 gene encoding protein unc-50 homolog, with amino-acid sequence MSQYSHVKYTQSPTPSVVSGYSSASRLHSPLPPPANHRRDCLSATTKSYKYLRRLLKFNQMDFEFALWQMLYLFVAPQKVYRNFNYRKQTKSQFARDDPAFLVLLVVCLCVTSLGFAYVLGLSFWQSISFIFYVVFVDCIFAGIIIASFFWAVTNRYLRTNSLEPDIEWGYAFDVHLNAFFPPLMILHFIQLFFYNWLISQTWFISRFLGNTFWLLAMGYYVYITFLGYNCIPHLKNTRIILIALPIIFILFLVVTIIGWNATISFVNFYKYRVY